In Nitratireductor basaltis, the following are encoded in one genomic region:
- the cimA gene encoding citramalate synthase, translating to MTRERIYLFDTTLRDGQQTPGIDFSVEDKQAIAKMLDEFGIDYVEGGYPGANPTDTVFFEKKRTRRAQFVAFGMTKRAGVSVSNDPGVTGLLQSKADAICYVAKSWDYHVRVALGCTNEENLESISASVTAAREAGREPMVDCEHFFDGYKANPDYALACAKAAIEAGARWVVLCDTNGGTQPAEIREIVKAVIEAGIPGQNLGIHAHDDTGQAVANSLAAVEAGVRQIQGTLNGIGERCGNANLVTLIPTLLLKPAYAERFELGIERDDLAGLTKLSRAFDELLNRAPDAQAPYVGASAFATKAGIHASALLKEPETYEHVPPETVGNSRRVMVSDQGGKANFIAELKRRGIAVAKGDPRLDTLIALVKEREAQGYAYEGADASFNLLARRTLGQVPEFFKVDSFRCMVERRYDANGSLKTVSEAVVRVTVDGEELMSVAEGHGPVNALDIALRKDLGKYQGEIADLSLTDYKVRILNGGTEAITRVLIESQDGTGHRWWTVGVSDNIIDASFQALMDSIVYKLVTNREKVGQAAE from the coding sequence ATGACCCGCGAACGCATCTATCTCTTCGACACGACCTTGCGCGACGGCCAGCAGACGCCGGGGATTGATTTTTCGGTCGAGGACAAGCAGGCAATCGCGAAGATGCTGGACGAATTCGGCATCGATTATGTCGAGGGCGGCTATCCGGGGGCAAACCCGACCGACACGGTGTTTTTCGAGAAGAAGCGCACACGGCGCGCGCAATTCGTGGCTTTCGGCATGACGAAGCGTGCGGGCGTTTCAGTGTCGAACGATCCGGGTGTCACCGGCCTCCTGCAGTCGAAGGCCGACGCCATCTGCTATGTGGCCAAAAGCTGGGACTACCATGTGCGCGTGGCGCTTGGCTGCACCAATGAGGAAAACCTGGAATCGATCAGCGCATCCGTAACCGCCGCCCGCGAGGCAGGGCGCGAGCCGATGGTGGATTGCGAGCATTTCTTCGATGGCTATAAGGCCAATCCGGATTATGCGCTGGCTTGCGCGAAGGCCGCGATCGAGGCGGGTGCGCGCTGGGTGGTACTGTGCGACACCAATGGCGGAACGCAGCCGGCGGAAATCCGCGAAATCGTGAAAGCCGTGATCGAGGCAGGCATTCCGGGCCAGAATCTCGGCATCCACGCTCACGACGATACCGGTCAGGCGGTTGCCAATTCGCTTGCTGCCGTTGAAGCGGGTGTCCGCCAGATCCAGGGCACGCTGAACGGCATCGGCGAGCGTTGCGGCAATGCCAATCTGGTAACGCTGATCCCCACGCTGCTTTTGAAGCCGGCCTATGCGGAGCGTTTCGAGCTTGGCATCGAGCGTGATGATCTGGCTGGCCTGACCAAGCTTTCGCGCGCCTTTGACGAATTGCTCAACCGCGCTCCGGATGCGCAGGCGCCCTATGTCGGTGCCTCGGCCTTCGCGACAAAGGCGGGCATCCACGCCTCCGCACTTCTGAAGGAGCCGGAAACCTATGAGCATGTGCCGCCGGAAACGGTCGGCAATTCGCGCCGGGTCATGGTGTCCGACCAGGGCGGCAAGGCGAATTTCATCGCCGAGCTGAAGCGCCGTGGCATCGCGGTGGCAAAGGGTGATCCCCGCCTTGATACGCTGATAGCACTCGTGAAGGAGCGCGAGGCGCAGGGCTATGCCTATGAGGGCGCTGACGCGAGCTTCAATCTGCTGGCCCGCCGCACGCTTGGCCAGGTGCCGGAATTCTTTAAGGTCGACAGCTTCCGCTGCATGGTGGAACGCCGCTACGACGCCAATGGCAGTCTGAAGACGGTTTCCGAGGCCGTTGTGCGCGTGACGGTCGACGGCGAGGAATTGATGTCGGTGGCCGAAGGGCACGGCCCGGTCAACGCGCTCGATATCGCGCTGCGCAAGGATCTGGGCAAATATCAAGGCGAAATCGCAGACCTTTCGCTCACCGACTACAAGGTGCGCATCCTCAATGGCGGTACCGAAGCCATCACCCGTGTACTAATCGAAAGTCAGGATGGTACAGGCCACAGATGGTGGACGGTCGGTGTGTCGGACAATATCATCGACGCATCGTTCCAGGCCTTGATGGACTCCATCGTCTACAAGCTGGTCACCAATCGCGAAAAGGTCGGCCAAGCGGCCGAATAA
- the rarD gene encoding EamA family transporter RarD: MAETDIGEEAQAAQGALRGFGFAFMAYFFWGLMPFFMKAVAHMPAAEVVAHRVVWSVPLAGVVLMVLGRTADVAAALRSPRTLVMAAITATVISINWGTYVWAISVDRTVETALGYYINPLVSIGLAALFLGEKLTRMQMAAVGLAIIAVVILTVNAGGLPWVSLVLALAFAIYGFLRKTLPIGPSQGFFLEVLLMAIPALGYILWLEGTGQGHFFTSDTSDILLLLACGPITAVPLLLYGFGAKLLRYSTIGIMQYIAPTMIFLIAVFIFAEPFDTVRAIAFVLIWAGLALYTLSMFQESRKAKAAAAAPLR; encoded by the coding sequence ATGGCTGAGACGGATATCGGGGAGGAGGCGCAGGCTGCCCAGGGGGCGCTGCGCGGTTTCGGCTTTGCCTTCATGGCCTATTTTTTCTGGGGGCTGATGCCCTTTTTCATGAAGGCCGTGGCGCATATGCCCGCAGCCGAAGTGGTTGCTCATCGGGTGGTGTGGTCCGTACCGCTGGCCGGTGTGGTGCTGATGGTGCTAGGCCGCACGGCGGATGTCGCCGCCGCATTGCGTTCGCCTCGCACGCTCGTCATGGCGGCAATCACGGCGACCGTCATCTCCATCAACTGGGGCACCTATGTCTGGGCGATCTCCGTCGACCGGACGGTGGAGACCGCGCTCGGCTACTATATCAACCCGCTGGTATCCATCGGACTTGCAGCACTCTTTCTTGGCGAGAAGCTGACACGCATGCAAATGGCCGCTGTCGGCCTCGCCATAATCGCCGTGGTCATTCTCACGGTGAATGCGGGCGGCCTTCCCTGGGTGTCGCTGGTGCTGGCACTCGCATTCGCGATTTATGGCTTCCTGCGCAAGACCTTGCCCATCGGTCCAAGCCAGGGCTTTTTCCTCGAAGTGCTTTTGATGGCGATACCGGCGCTGGGCTACATTCTGTGGCTGGAAGGCACGGGGCAGGGGCACTTCTTCACAAGCGATACGAGCGACATCCTGCTCCTGCTTGCCTGTGGTCCGATCACGGCCGTCCCGCTGCTGCTTTACGGCTTCGGCGCAAAGCTCCTGCGCTATTCCACCATCGGCATCATGCAATATATTGCGCCGACCATGATCTTCCTGATCGCGGTCTTCATCTTTGCCGAACCCTTCGACACCGTGCGGGCCATCGCCTTCGTCCTGATTTGGGCAGGCCTGGCGCTCTACACGCTATCGATGTTCCAGGAGAGCCGGAAGGCGAAGGCAGCTGCGGCAGCGCCGCTGCGTTGA
- the cysS gene encoding cysteine--tRNA ligase: MSENDQNLRIYNTLTREKEVFKPLDPKNVRMYVCGPTVYDFAHIGNARPVIVFDVLFRLLRHLYGDEHVTYVRNITDVDDKINARALRDFPGLPLNEAIRSVTEKTANQFHEDVKALGCLEPTVEPRATDFVLPRDDGKADMVSLIQSLINRGHAYAAKGEILFDTTSMADYGGLSKRKLEDQRAGARVAVDDHKKNPGDFVLWKESSAEEPGWDASFIVDGNPLVIRGRPGWHIECSAMSAAYLGETFDIHGGGLDLIFPHHENEIAQSRCAHGTEMMARYWMHNGFVQVEGRKMSKSEGNFVTIHDLLHTEKFGGRKWPGEVLRLAMLMTHYREPIDFSVRKLEEAESVLDGWYRAVGDAPTGGIDCADTIGALLDDLNTTGGITALHELRAEAAKGSEGARKCLKASAALLGLLGQTESEWFASKVSADTDTASLEERVTRRLTLLKEKNFPEADRIRDELAAEGIQLMDYKDPETGERRTKWEVKG; this comes from the coding sequence GACTTTGCCCATATCGGCAATGCGCGGCCCGTCATCGTCTTCGACGTGCTGTTCCGCCTGCTTCGCCATCTCTATGGCGATGAGCACGTCACCTATGTGCGCAACATCACGGACGTGGACGACAAGATCAACGCGCGCGCCCTTCGCGACTTCCCCGGCCTGCCGCTCAACGAGGCGATCCGAAGTGTTACGGAAAAGACGGCGAACCAGTTCCACGAGGATGTGAAAGCGCTCGGCTGCCTGGAGCCGACGGTGGAGCCGCGCGCGACCGATTTCGTGCTGCCGCGCGACGATGGCAAAGCGGATATGGTGAGTTTGATTCAGTCTCTCATCAATCGCGGCCATGCCTATGCCGCAAAAGGCGAAATCCTCTTCGACACGACCTCGATGGCCGATTATGGCGGCCTGTCCAAGCGCAAGCTGGAAGACCAGCGCGCCGGCGCGCGGGTGGCGGTCGATGACCACAAGAAGAACCCCGGCGACTTCGTGCTCTGGAAGGAATCCTCAGCCGAAGAACCCGGTTGGGACGCAAGCTTCATCGTGGACGGAAATCCGCTCGTCATCCGCGGTCGCCCCGGCTGGCATATCGAGTGCTCGGCCATGTCGGCCGCCTATCTTGGCGAGACATTCGACATTCACGGTGGCGGGCTGGACCTGATCTTCCCCCACCACGAAAACGAGATCGCCCAGTCCCGCTGCGCCCACGGCACCGAAATGATGGCGCGCTACTGGATGCATAACGGCTTCGTGCAGGTCGAAGGCCGCAAGATGTCGAAGTCGGAAGGCAATTTCGTCACCATCCACGACCTGCTCCACACCGAAAAATTCGGCGGCCGCAAATGGCCCGGCGAAGTGCTGCGCCTTGCGATGCTCATGACCCATTACAGGGAGCCGATCGATTTTTCGGTGCGCAAGCTGGAGGAAGCGGAGAGCGTGCTCGACGGATGGTATCGTGCTGTCGGTGATGCGCCAACGGGCGGCATCGACTGTGCAGACACGATCGGCGCCTTGCTCGACGACCTTAACACGACGGGTGGGATCACGGCTCTGCACGAACTTCGCGCCGAAGCGGCCAAGGGCAGCGAAGGCGCCCGCAAATGCCTCAAGGCGAGCGCAGCCCTTCTCGGCTTGCTCGGTCAGACCGAAAGCGAGTGGTTCGCTTCCAAGGTTTCGGCGGACACCGACACCGCCAGCCTGGAAGAGCGGGTCACAAGGCGCCTCACGCTGCTCAAGGAAAAAAACTTCCCCGAAGCCGACCGCATTCGTGACGAGCTCGCTGCCGAGGGCATCCAACTGATGGACTACAAGGACCCCGAGACGGGCGAGCGGCGGACGAAATGGGAGGTGAAGGGGTAG
- a CDS encoding endonuclease domain-containing protein → MTHYRVSPVTRKHARRMRRAMTEPEARLWNEIRAHRLMGLSFRRQMPIAGYIADFACPSHRLIIEIDGSQHAEPESSERDRKRQANLEQLCWTIIRFWNDDILHSIDEVCSHVVAVAQAMEIHPNPPELRS, encoded by the coding sequence ATGACCCACTACAGGGTATCGCCAGTAACGCGAAAACATGCCCGCCGCATGCGCCGCGCGATGACCGAGCCGGAAGCCAGGCTGTGGAACGAGATCCGCGCTCATAGGCTCATGGGCCTCTCCTTCCGACGCCAGATGCCGATTGCGGGCTACATCGCCGACTTCGCCTGCCCGTCACACAGACTCATCATTGAGATTGACGGCAGTCAGCACGCCGAGCCTGAGAGCAGTGAACGCGATCGAAAGCGACAGGCGAATTTGGAGCAGCTTTGCTGGACCATTATCCGCTTCTGGAACGACGACATCCTTCATTCCATCGACGAGGTCTGCAGCCATGTTGTGGCCGTGGCGCAGGCGATGGAAATTCACCCGAACCCACCGGAACTCCGCTCATGA